In Microvenator marinus, one genomic interval encodes:
- a CDS encoding DUF7151 family protein — translation MKTRLPLVLAIFSISCAGVDGLDGEDGAAGADGQDGRSFIVDVEEIEPGDECPIGGQRLIVGEDLNNDGALAPLEINKDNLFCQPQSAAETVVNTEEEPPSPNCGQGGIRLDIGTDSDGDGILSASEVKSTEYVCNGTNGLNGADGEDGQDGTNGQDGTNGQDGSDGQSGLSALVATQAEAPGANCVAGGVRITSGLDQNRNGVLESGEVTSTRYVCNGTGGNTNQPFSVYAFAGHSNPVYFDGIAADTLISAQINLPAAGSIVATGSVDFFCDTFATTSQTYCSTTDVEAYLALTANASSLQTFTDFNTTDGHFFGFLAKDTTNHISTTRVFDFGPGPQTITLRALNDNTGRLGAWRATINLVYLPD, via the coding sequence ATGAAGACACGACTTCCACTTGTTTTGGCTATTTTTTCTATATCTTGTGCTGGCGTAGACGGCCTCGACGGTGAGGACGGCGCAGCAGGAGCAGACGGTCAAGACGGCCGAAGTTTCATCGTGGATGTGGAAGAGATTGAACCCGGCGATGAGTGTCCGATTGGTGGACAGAGGTTGATTGTGGGCGAGGATCTCAATAACGACGGTGCGTTGGCACCACTCGAAATCAACAAAGACAATCTCTTTTGCCAACCTCAATCTGCCGCAGAGACCGTGGTCAACACTGAGGAAGAGCCCCCCAGTCCAAATTGTGGGCAAGGTGGCATTCGCCTGGATATCGGAACCGATTCTGATGGCGACGGTATTCTTTCGGCTTCGGAGGTCAAATCCACCGAGTACGTGTGCAACGGGACCAACGGCCTCAACGGTGCGGACGGCGAAGACGGTCAAGATGGTACGAACGGCCAGGATGGAACCAACGGCCAAGACGGCTCCGATGGGCAGTCAGGCCTAAGCGCACTGGTAGCAACTCAGGCCGAGGCACCTGGCGCAAACTGTGTGGCAGGTGGAGTGCGAATCACGTCTGGTTTGGACCAAAACCGAAACGGTGTGCTTGAGTCGGGTGAGGTCACTTCCACGCGATACGTTTGTAACGGGACGGGCGGCAACACCAACCAGCCGTTTTCGGTTTACGCCTTCGCGGGGCACTCGAATCCGGTCTATTTTGACGGCATCGCTGCCGATACACTAATCAGCGCTCAAATCAACTTACCGGCCGCTGGGAGCATCGTGGCAACAGGAAGCGTGGACTTCTTCTGCGACACCTTTGCGACCACCTCCCAAACCTATTGTTCAACAACTGATGTTGAGGCCTATCTTGCACTCACGGCCAACGCGAGCTCGCTGCAGACCTTTACCGACTTCAACACCACGGATGGCCACTTCTTCGGCTTCCTCGCCAAGGACACCACGAACCATATCTCAACGACGCGTGTTTTCGACTTTGGTCCTGGCCCCCAAACCATTACGCTAAGGGCATTGAATGATAACACGGGCCGACTAGGTGCATGGCGCGCCACCATCAACCTTGTGTACTTGCCTGACTAG
- a CDS encoding ImmA/IrrE family metallo-endopeptidase, giving the protein MSEPVWKKIREAAPLNAEGLLAGLDLDQSFPVDVEAVAQGMGIGIERTADDEDGCLVIEDGKATIKISERVAPVRQRFTIAHELGHLALGHEFERTIHRDVSPQRPWKVEREANAWAAQFLMPEDRVRVVAKALSSLEEMASYFNVSTDAMIYRLKDLGIID; this is encoded by the coding sequence ATGAGCGAACCCGTTTGGAAAAAAATCAGGGAGGCCGCCCCGCTAAACGCCGAGGGATTATTGGCGGGACTCGACCTGGACCAAAGTTTTCCTGTGGATGTTGAGGCGGTGGCTCAAGGTATGGGAATCGGTATTGAGCGCACGGCCGATGACGAAGATGGCTGCCTCGTGATTGAAGATGGAAAGGCGACGATCAAGATTTCTGAGCGTGTGGCTCCGGTGCGCCAACGGTTTACGATTGCGCATGAGCTCGGCCACCTTGCGCTTGGGCACGAGTTCGAACGCACTATTCACCGCGACGTGAGCCCGCAGCGCCCTTGGAAAGTGGAACGTGAAGCTAACGCATGGGCTGCACAATTCCTGATGCCTGAAGACCGTGTAAGAGTCGTGGCGAAGGCCCTGAGTTCGTTGGAGGAAATGGCCAGCTACTTCAATGTCTCGACCGATGCGATGATTTACAGGCTCAAGGACCTTGGCATCATTGACTAG